The nucleotide sequence GACCATACCAGTACGGTTTTCGTTATCAAATAGCATGTTCCAAAGGATTATGGATAagattattgtttgaaacatttggaactatcatttaaagcattccaatgtttatgacaaaagtttatcattttagcGTTTCAAAACATCGCGCGATATATACACAgtagtaaacattattttgtaatgtattgCAAAGGGAGGCAAATGCTGCATGGTGTTTGATTTAATGCGGTATGCATTCCGACTTTTACACTATCGGAAAACGACATCGGATTCGAAAACAAATggttatttgataatttcattaaaaaaaatgattttctgttaaacaaaataaattattcttactTTAAATCcgtgtttgataattgataaagattaaatcttcattattttttttatttacaccTCGCCGTGAATACTGTCGGTCAGACGGACTGACCCCATCACAAATTTAGTCGGACCGAGTCAAAATTTACCAGTCAGGAACGTCGGACAGACAGTTTTCCCGATGTCTGCTGGATTACCTGCAAGGCTAGTGCCTCAGTGAATCGTTCCTATTTGAAAGGCAGAAGGAGCCAATTGACTCAACTACCGTACCATGCATGCATTCAACCATGTCAACTCCATCAAGTAGTGAATAATTGCATGACTATTATCGATCATGTCATTGATAACATTTCCGGGGCTATAATCATGTTTGATGAGTATGGCCCTAGTGCGCAGGTATTACCAATTGGACAACGCAAactgttactatatatagtaacatatgtttaaagatAATATATGGTGTTGCAGAAACGCGTTTACATGTGTCAAATTAGAAAgtactaaatttaaaaataggaGTTTCAAAACTTATTACAGCAATTCACATAttcaataatgaatattttataaaatcctTTTAAATCATCTAAACTATGCACCTGTAGAAATCCTCGATTGTACAAAATACATCATTGGAACCAAGGTGAAGGTATATACTCCTGAAATGCTGATGTTCCACCTCTTCCCGAACTCGGCAGCGGAAGTTCTTCCTGTCTTTTACGTAACGAGCACCTTCAAACAAGTGAAAAATACATAGATATTAATTTTAGCATAGATAGCAATTTGTTCTTGACATCATTCATAAAGTACTGTGAGCATTTCTAGTGATATTAAAAAGCATTGGCAGCTTTTTTATGCATAGCACTTACATTGGGCAATTTGCTTTTAGAATTTAATTGCCCGAAACCATTGTAACTTGCCGttatataattaagttaaaaaaaaaattgcttcaTGCCTCAAGTGTGGCAACTTGTGAACGTCACTGATCTCACGCTTACATATTTAATCTATTCTTAAAGATATGGTTCCTTTAACAAATGCAGTTCTATTTGATTGCACCACCATTTCATACAGGTGTCACAGTCTATTGGCTTGCTATGATGGCTGGAATTGTCTCTTCCTTTATTTAGCCTTTAAGCCCCTCAGTGCCAAGTGAATtctgtggttttgttttttcgcGCTGAAAACTGGGGAATGGGCCTTCCATTTGGCAGaaattttaccagcagtttgttccCACATGGTGGCAAATTTACTTGGAATTGACTGGACAGGTCAAAGTTCCTGCTATTCGAtggactgggggggggggggggcatggttacaattgactggtgcattatatctCTCCTTGGCACAACATTACCTTtaagtgtggtcttgtgttgttagGGAAACCATGAGTACCCGGGGGAAACCCACTTGAACGACCTGGTACAGTCAGGCAACAAGTTCACCAATGTTAACGACTTAGATAGTACTATTGTGTGTAACACTCTGTGGCCTAGATGTCCGCCTATGGAGcgggaggttgtgggtttgattcctggccgcgtcataccagacgttaaaagttggtataAGTAGTTCCCTTGCCTGGCACTCGGCAATTAAAGACATTataagtggtgtactcagtactggttaaacccaggaaagttgtagccagtgtatcggtgctttacaccgagcacgtaaaagaaccaaagGGTCCTTTCCAAaaagctagggtatcgcacacAGATTTCCTTGTATCCCGCCACTGTCTCTtccgcgtgctgtcccttcagcaaaaacaaaggacccaattggaaataagtgcttgcactttcacgggttatccttgaccacaaggatacaaacatacatacatctGGAACGGCTGCAGTTTTGTACTCAAAAACCTTTTTACAGTTACTATGATTGACATAATCAGTATAAGATCTGAAAGATATAGTACTCATgaatcaaaacacatttatgtcGTAAAAATTTAGGTTTTTATCCAATTCAAAAATTGTATAATGAAACTTACCTGAGACGGCCAGGAATGAAATATTCACGTTGCCACTGCCAGACCGAGTGTTGCTCGAATCTCGGAGTCTGTAGACATTGGAGTCACCAGCCACCAAAACACCTTCCATGATAAgcttaaaataaactaaacagCAATTTTGCAAAGTGTACggatataatttgattttaaaatcaacataaagCACGCGGAGAAATTCAAAAATCTAGATTCGATCGCGAAAATACAAGACTTTTAGTACTGAAGTTGACAGGCTTCAAAAAAGGAGCGCGTCACAAAACTTTTAATGCGTAACgaagaattaaatatttataaagatcaATCGGCAATCGAAACGTTATGACAAGAACAAGCAGAGCGCTTTGAAAACAGTATTTTTGCAATGTTGAGAAAAATTTGGGGTTTTCCTCTGGAACATTCGAGAGAATGCACCGCATCCGTTTCTGATTACCTTGACCTTATCTAAATCATATGACCGATCATGTGATTTCTTTATTATAGTGCTATTTTTAGCATTACCAACGCGAACCAAACGGCCTCTGTACAACAATGACTTTTCAAGTTGTTTAACGCTGGCatactttttaacaaaatgtgtatacatTTCTTCACATTTTCATCATGATCTCATTAAAAGCCATATTTTAATGAGGtcatgatgattattattataattattattataattattaatatttttattattataattattttattattagtagtagtagtagtaggagtaggagtaggagtaAGAGTAGAATgttaccctggttagagctactcTGGTTTTTTAACCTGCACcggtgtatagcactgtcacatggGATAGTAAATAAAGCGACGGGTGGTAAAACATTTCCACCAAAATGGATGGATCCATTTTTGATACTCCGTACagttttcagtaaaaaaatgtgttatgaaATTGGACCTTAACAGTATGAGTCCATTTACACTATTTTCTTTGGACGAGACTGATCGGAAGGTTAATTTAGATATAAACGAGTatcttttattatattcatgtacaAAACACGAACATTTTACTCTACTTAAAACGAAGCTAAGAATGCGGACAGAGGCTGTTGAAGTGTCATGAActagtttataattatttttgctgTAAGCTTTTACatctcattaaaatatataattatcatgttgATTTTATCATCCGTTCGGAGAAAATGGTTAAGAAGAGTTATAAGAGCAAATTCTATGAACgaaattttcttatataatagGCGTGATGTAGTCGCATAAATCAACTGTACTTTTCTGTTTTATTAACAGATGAAAATAGTAATGAAATAGTCCCAAATGACAAAATGTGGTGGAATTATgtgatttatatgtttatattttttgtaggTAAGTTTCACTTGTGAAATGGAAATCCAAGTGTTTTTTACAACCGATGTtaacaaaatttcaacttgacgtAATTTTGTAAAACGATGCAGCGCTATAATTTCGGCGTATAGAAACAGAAAAATAGCATATTCTTTTAAAGGCTTAGaatattttcacatattttatgtCAAGAAAGTTGTTTAGAAATAAACGccacttgtttgtttacatcggttgtgtcCCGTGGAGACctatgtgagaaccccgttgaagtcacgtgattcctcatcCTGATATCAGAGTAACCGACGGCTGCCATCAGCTATTGACAAATACTCTTTCAGGATAGAACTTTGGACCCGGAGCTCAATGTGGTGCTAAGCACAAATGATAAAGTTACccgtttttttcagtttttggATGCGAAGCGCAGACACGATCCGAAGTACAAGCGTCACTTCCGGTTGTTTTGGATCCACGTGACAACAGAGATGACGTGTCATCCAACATCGTCGGTGGACAAGACGCAGAGAAGGATGAGTACATGTAAGGAGTGTCATTcacttccgttacacttcaaaCATGGCGCAGAGTTAGGCTTTTCGGCTTTCTTTGACCAAATCAACTTACCGCTTTTATAGAATTTGCTGATGCATGCTATTGTATAACTGTAATTCTGGACAAGTTATCCAAAGGCTATCCTAAGTTTAGATTGcacataatttaaaacatttgattggttaatataatttttggatcaatattgaccaatcagtaaacatttacttaaactttaaccaaagcaaagaattaaccagttttaCACACTTGGTTGTAGGTCTGTTTCTTGTTAAGTCATTGTTGAATCAGCAAGCAATcctgtattattttatataatcagATACCAAGTCTACTTCACTAAGAACGCCCGCTTTTTCTGCAGTGGACTTATACTGGACAAAGAAACCGTTCTGACCGCTGTCCATTGCTTTGAAGATGGCATCaagtaaatgcaaataataataatggatAATATTATGTGTTACAAATAGCTTCATTCATATTGCTTCTTTTACAGTATTATTACGCATACTCATGTTTAGGGATAGAAgcgcaaaataaaaaaagactaTAAGTTAATACGACGGGGCTCAGTCGGTAACAGAAATAAGTTCAACCATTATGTACGGTAATCATTTATTTGGAAGTCTGTATGCAATTTGAAGACCTccaaataacaaataacacatttttatatacatatatggtattagtggtcaacattatattttgtccactGAGAAGGCAGTAGATACATGACAATacaattatttcagtaaatcagcagtcagcggTTATGGGaattaatcaggtgaagcggtagatataaacagtggctgacCCAGTTAGTGGGTCGTTTACAcattatacaatttaaagagTGTTAGTATGTTCTTACAAAAACTAATTGGTTTTGCgacttacatttattttgaagtatATGCTAAAGAATTAGGCCAAAAGTGTTGCATCCTTTCAAAAACGGGTAGAGTATGTagagtttttatttattgttctgTAGGGCTTCTTTTACTAAAGTTGTTGTCATCATTTGCGAATTGCGTTatagttatcttctgtataaagttATTAGCTTTTCAGggttttaaactaaataaaataaaacagaccggtagggtcggcgcctatttcgttAGTAGAGTCGGGTAAACCGAACCTGCATGAGTATATTTTACGCTTTACTTCAAGTAAGGCGCAACATAATTAAGATCGCGTTGTAATTGCAAATATGCAAAACCTAGACAAGGCGACCAGACGAATTCTGATACTTgtttcattttgacaaaatgtatgttggttgttATTTAAAAGTATGCATGTACGCACTTTATAgctttgtttaaagctgcactctcacagatataccgtttttacaccttctttattttttgtcttggaaagagcaaatttttgcgtaaatatctgcaaaccaatgataaaagattgctgacaaaggataagattgcagatttttatatttccgttcgaaaataaatgttttaatggttttaagaaaatgcataaaaacatcaatttttgaacttaaatataataatttgtgatgtattttttgtcagctgtcttatataactggtttccatatttgtttgcaaaaattggctcgttccaagacaaaaaataaaaaagttgccaaacgttcaatctgtgagagtgcagctttaatggcgACAAGGTCTAGTATAAATTTGAAAGTGCGGTATATGTTTCATAGATAAATCCCATCGTTGTATTTTCGACCAATCAGTAACGGCGTTATACACCACGTGGTGGCGGGCGACTATGAGTACAACACGTATGAAGGAACTGAACAGATTCGGACCCTCAGAGCTATCGCTAAAGCAAGTCATGGTTTCGCTTTAGTCGCGCTTGttgttattgaaacattttgcaattaatgatttatgtgCAGCTTTGCAGCTGGACAAAGAGGTATGCGAACcgttttatttatcatatctTAGTATAATTGGATGGCATGAAGTAAAATCTCAGTTATTAATAACGGGCGGAGTGACctttacttcaggtcatctagcTGAATTGGAATACACCCTCGCATCCGTGAAAGTTGaaatgcttaaagatgcacttttactcccaaatacgatttaacacaattaatacaaatgtcttaatataccaaaaagtattaaaaatgtcgaaaaaaatGGTACTTATGAAAGATACCGCGTTTAATTTGAGAGAGAAAGGTGCAGgaaacaaggtatttctacctgatgAGACGATAgcagatcacagtaaatctattagcactcaccaatcatttaatatttttgcgttttcagcgaTTAAATGCATGATCTTGTcatcagtaatcaatatttttcaaaaatgcattatttagtaagtagttaaatgtttatcacatgtgtatgtattgattttgaatatgagtgtcactttaatgaacTTTCCTATCTGCAGCACCCAGATTACGAATCCAGTGATTTTATGTCACCGGATCTTGCAGTGATCAAACTGACGAAACCTTTCACCTTCAATGAGCACGTTACGACCGGTTGAGGGTCCATGTAAGCTTGCGATAGTAGTAGTTTCATGGAGTAAAATAaggataaaataagtgtttacagatgcattaccaggaaaactaatttttggtccaaaaactcGAACTCCGCACAAATGACATGATTTGCTGAATCAGCACATTttgtgttgttgctgttttcagCCAAGAAGAGAGAGCGACGTGCAAGAAAGGGTGGAAACTGCTGGGTGACAGGTCGAGGGGCTATTAGTCAAGGTGAGTGATAGTAGGTGTAAATAATACATGCTAATTTACGTTTTACCGTCGAAACCTgttggttcgaactcgcttGTCTCGAAtccctcgttggctcgaataaTATATAAAAGACCGATTTTGTATTCTGAAGGTAAACGTTCCCGCTTgactcgaatttttcgaggctcgaggtattttcgccggttcctgggagttcgagcgaacggggTTTGATTGTATAGTAAGTTTATAATGTGAATTATTCATTGGGTGTTTGTATCGTTTCCAATGGACCTTTCACCAAGAATCTATATGCATATGTTTAAGGCCTGATCTTCAAGGGTGTCAATAGTCTAGGGGTATAGTTGTCCGCCGCGCACACCAAAGGATTCATTCTCCACCAGGCAAACATTCTCTCGGCCTCTCAAAACCAGAACACAGTGTTGGTATATATATGCGCTGGAAATATACTCGAAAGAgatttacagtgtgtgtataccacgtgataaattacgtcatatgtgctacatcggaaggctatattttgcttaaaatgaagacttaaatcaacgataacttttctttttcaacaccattttaaatgaaacaaagagcagtctatgccgcttaaaaagcccagcatttgttttattaccgacatttgataaggtgattagtttcatcaaactcttcgacaaacctgtttccaaaaccatgttttgacagtgctccgtcagacggccgtattgtgaaaaggtttgtcgaagtgtttaaagaaattaaactcgCAAACAAACTCTGGTGAAAGACAAAAGGCAGGGCTccgcgctttgtttcatttaaaatggtgaagaaataggaaagttatctttgtttaaagtctttattcaaagcaaaatattgccttccgacgtagcatttatgacgcagtaaatcacgtggtatacacacactgactgTATACGGCACTGTTTCAGAACTCTTCATATTTCTATCATTTTCTGCCGGTATAGAACTTACAGCCCTATTTTCATTCATGGCCATATTTTTCGCACCTTTCATTGTGATGACCAAAGGCGTTACtgtatatcattgttattataataatacacttatttatagaatatttaataattatataaatagacTGAATATGCAATAAACGGaaggcataaaaataatactaaatagctaaaataaggcaattaattcatttttgaagAATTGTCATTCAAGTATAGAGCTCTTAAAATATACTAttattaaatttagtgtttttttcttaccACTGCatgaatttatacaaataacatttccacGGAAATGTTATATAGATCTACCATTTAAACCTTCAAGTTGTGTATTATGACAAAATCCCAGGGTTTCAAATCTTGGATGaatttgtacgggaactagcggtgctggttctcgacccggctctcagagccaccgctcgtacatgtggtcgtgcatggtacgagatctgtctcctctcttctgtctttccTTCTGGCTCTTTGAGCCACCATCGTACATGCGTATGTGGTCGCGCATGTTTCGAGATCTATCAACCCTTGATTACTTTCTTATCCTTTTTTCCTTAAATAGTCCCTTACCCACACTTTCTCTTTAGACACTCTCCCCTCTTAAATctcaaaaacttttttatgtgcTTTCAACCTCTCCATTTCCGCTTTTAATCGTCTTCCTTACTCTTCTTCCCCTGTCACTTCAAACATTCGCCTGTATCTCTCCCAAACCTCCAACTATTTCTTTACCACATTCTCCCCCTCTCAttctcctctctctctctctctctcaattCCCTCCCAATTCATATCTCCCTCCCCTATCTTACCCCCTCCTCTTTATCTCCCCTCCTCTTTATTTCCCCTCTTTATCCCCCATCTTTCTTCCATCCTCTTTCTCTCCCCTCTTTACCCCCCCCCCATCTTTCTCTCCTCTCTTTCTCCCTTCCTCTTTCTTCCCCACTTTTTCACCTCTCTCCTCTTTCTCTCCCCTCTTTACCACCATATTTCTCTTCTCTCTTTCTCCCTTCCTATTTCTTCCCCTTTTTTCACCTCTCTCCCTCCCTTTTCTCTCCCCTCTTTACCCCCATCTTTCTCTCCCCTCTTTCTCCCTTCCTCTTTATTCTCTTTTCAACTCTCTCCCCTCCTCTTTCTCCCCTCTCTTTCTTCTCCTCTCTTTTCTCTCCTCTTTATCCTCTTATCTTCTTCCCCTCCCCTTGATCCCCAATCTTTCCCCCCTCTTCTTTCTCCCTTCATCTTTCTCACCTCTCTTTCTTCCCCTCTCTCCCCTCTCTTTCTTCCCCTCTGTATCCCCTATCTTCTTCCCCTTCCCTTACTCTCAAATTTTTCTCCCCTCCCATTTCTCTCCCTTTTCGTTCTCCCTCCATCCCCCCTCTCCTTCTAATCCCTTTTCCCAATATTAATAATGAAAGATATAATACAACTAATCTGCAATCATATAGAAACGcggaaaataattttatttcatacacgCATGACTAATGAACTCCAGACGGATGGAAGTATATGGTGTAAAAAGGCACTTCGAATATTGACATGCCTGATGAAGAGTTTAGACAGTCAACAATTTCACGTCTTAAATGTAGTTCGTCACAACTTAGTAAACATTATCTCAATTAAAGATTAACCGTGTCTCCCTTACTATATGATCGCCAACATGTAATGACAATTCTTCTTTTAGCAGGGAGGTTTGATATTCTTATCAAAATGACCCTTTTTATACGTGTTATATAGTACACTTACATggataagaaaacaaaaatcgACGCATTGCAACTGTCATTTTTGTGTGCCACAGATATACAAAATTTCAGATGAATCTGGGTTCTCAAAACGTACAGAATGAACCAATaagcaaattaaataaatgtgctGGTCCGTCTCTAAAACTGACAATCTGCACTCGGAAAACGATGATAATACCCTTCGTAGACAAAAGTCGACGCAATTGCAACTGTTATTTTCGTGTGccacatatatacaaaatttcAGATGAATCTGGGTTCTCAAAACGTACAGAATGAACCAATaagcaaattaaataaatgtgctGGTCCGTCTCTAAAACTGACAATCTGCACTCGGAAAACGATGATAATACCCTTCGTTGACCAAAACAAGGTATCGGATGAGACTTACACTAAAAGAACGGTATAAAATCGTAGTTTCAAAGAATAAAGTGCATTGAGTAAGTCGGTAAGCGTAGTAAgaaacgtgcattgttttcacgagatatttcaATACAGACATGATTTTCATCGAAAAAAAGTGTCATCGTAAACAAGCAATTGCTCTTTATTCTGTGCACACGGTTGTTTGAATTATAATCgttttaacattgaaaacaatgtttatattcatcGAATCGAGcatgttttatacaatgaaCCAGGGTACCTGGActcacctgacattactgccttTGACACAGCGTTACGTTTTACAAAATTCCGTctagttgaaattttggccaaagATTGCATCGTTATTAAAAacacaagcaaatctaaaatgtttCGATAAAAAAACCTTAACGGAAGGTCGTTATATCCAAAGCTTTCGAAATGATAAAATCAGAATCAGCACAGCGATCCCTTTCGGCTGAGAAACGATCGAAcgtgaacaaataaataagaaaacataGTTGCTTGGCTTTTGGGTGCTGTACCACAACGGCGAGCAGAATTTGACGttcttatatgtttttaaatttgacttAGCGTATAAAAATGACAGTGTACACATAAAAAGATAACGTCAAATAAACAAACGGGTCAAACCAATATACGTTACCGAGTTATACTGCATAACGTCAATATTATAAGATACCTTAAGCCTTGTTATAATGAATTGTATGGTTTAAAAAATCCAGGCCCGAGTGTTTACCCAACCCGCCTCCAAGAACTGAATACCGTACCCCGTAGTTTCAAGCAATGCAAGGAGAAGGCAATCGACATATGGAACGACAAGTTCATCTGCACAATTGAAGATGCAAAATCAACATGTCGCGTAAGTACGCGTTTGACAAAGTTCAATATTAAATAGTGAGTACGAACGCCTTCAAACATAGACAACCCGTGAATCAGTTTTCTTAGGAATTTAGGTAAGGGGCCTTATTCACGTTGCCATAGCCTGTAATGCTAAAAACAGATATTTGGCAGTCAAGCTGACAGAACAGTGATTGACCATTATAACTATACATAGCCTTAAAATTTAGTCACTTAAAaagtatttagaaaaatatctatttggtgtaatgaaattatttaaaatatacatccCAGACATATAGAAAGAAGTTCTTGTAGCCATACGCATGCAAACCGATTGGGTATCCCTCGGGCTAAATATTTTGAGTTAGATGtcactaaaaaaaaaattcttcaaaTTTATCAAATGGGTCACTTCTTCTAACGACCTTGCATAAACAAGTATGAATTACTGctgtttaacaatgtcagaagaTCTCGGAATGCCTAAATATCTGATAGTAAAACAACTTAAATCTAAACACAGCGATTCGGTTCACTGACCAACACTACATTCATTTGAAGGGAATGCATGTCAGGAATAATGTCCCTTTTAACCGTACATTGTGTTGACCAGTATTGACTTATCTCATTTGTCATTTCGCTGTATTTTTGTACGACTCAGGTGGACCAATCGTGTGTTTCCTGAAAGACCAGCCGGTGTTGATGGGTATTGTCTCATGGAGCGGGGGTGACTGTGCCGCTTACGGCTTTAGCGCATATTCTAGACCGCGATCGCACCGGAACTGGATCAGAAACCAAGTTGCAAACCTCTAGATATATTGTGACACTCAAGACAGGTGCAGCGTGCTCTTTATAGTACACCTAGTaaagcaatatatttatttgttattctgTATTTTCTTTGTTGCTGAGCAAGTGTTGTTGTaccaactacatgtatgttattttggTTTCCCTCATCCTTTGTGGTGTTTTGCTGTTTGGCTACGACTTGAATGAGTCTGCATTCAGGGTTTTCCCTGGATCAAGTCTCTATTAAACCAAGTTtccatgtgaccttgaccataaaGGTAACTAGAAAAACAACCGTATGCATGCAagtgatatatgttttacttgtaaTCATTGTAAATAGGTGATTGTTTATTGAATTAAGAAAAGGAATTTAAATATCACTAGTTTctatacaaacacaagttcgTGACATCGACCCTAGCGGCATTGGTGTTTCACCtgtacataaacatgttttatctagttttatcaaattttcatATCGAAAAAATTAGGTAAATGAATATGAGTTTCGGATCCCCGCAGCGGACACAAAATAGCTTGAAACATTGAcggcatattttaaaatgtgtttttctgtttttatgcacacatTAATATCATGTAGCGATTATAAACTCATCGGTATAGTACGGCGAAGTTAGCGacctaaattattttttttctatttcaaaacattcataTGCTTTTCTATGCGTTTTTCgaatatgataataaattaactttttaagCATAAATAAACATCCTGCAGCGATTACCAAAAGTCTGCAAATGAATACATCCCATACGCtgcaaaataatatacaaaattaatgtaattaaataGCAGGTCTATCGATATTAAATAACTATTTACAAATACAACTGCCCATTGATTTATCTCGACCAAATTATTTTCTGTTGTTATGCGAAATCCCAGCACATGTAATCAGTTGACATTCCAAGTCATAATTACCAAATAATTATGAGTAGTTCATaaccaaataatatatttctgtgTTAGGGTTAGGGTAAACTGCTTGAAATTAAAAGATAACA is from Mya arenaria isolate MELC-2E11 chromosome 9, ASM2691426v1 and encodes:
- the LOC128245915 gene encoding coagulation factor IX-like translates to MWWNYVIYMFIFFVVFGCEAQTRSEVQASLPVVLDPRDNRDDVSSNIVGGQDAEKDEYIYQVYFTKNARFFCSGLILDKETVLTAVHCFEDGINNGVIHHVVAGDYEYNTYEGTEQIRTLRAIAKHPDYESSDFMSPDLAVIKLTKPFTFNEHVTTAKKRERRARKGGNCWVTGRGAISQGGPIVCFLKDQPVLMGIVSWSGGDCAAYGFSAYSRPRSHRNWIRNQVANL